Proteins from a genomic interval of Cupriavidus pauculus:
- a CDS encoding DUF4198 domain-containing protein, with amino-acid sequence MHPRITVAAALLALTGAAQAHQIWIEQPAGQPATIRFGEFGENLREVSPGLLDKFVAPTATLISASGEKTATASKTGNGLQLPFTLGERDALVAEDARYPLYTGKRADKEFTNRYHPAARWVSDFAAQPPRLTLDLVPAGQPGAFKAYYQGKPLPKAKVALVTQSGWAKEGRTDEQGLVTFDMPWKGMYVAELQHNDPAGGERQGTNGVEKYTAASYVTSVTYVKRDGIDPIPAGPAATPNK; translated from the coding sequence ATGCACCCGCGCATTACCGTAGCTGCTGCCCTGCTTGCCCTGACCGGCGCCGCCCAGGCGCACCAGATCTGGATCGAACAGCCGGCCGGGCAGCCGGCCACCATCCGCTTCGGCGAATTCGGCGAGAACCTGCGCGAAGTCTCGCCGGGGCTGCTGGACAAGTTCGTGGCGCCCACGGCCACGCTGATCTCGGCCAGCGGCGAGAAAACCGCCACCGCCAGCAAGACCGGCAACGGCCTGCAACTGCCGTTCACGCTGGGCGAGCGCGACGCGCTGGTGGCCGAGGACGCCCGCTACCCGCTCTACACGGGCAAGCGCGCCGACAAGGAATTCACGAACCGCTACCATCCGGCCGCGCGCTGGGTGTCCGACTTCGCCGCCCAGCCGCCCCGGCTGACGCTGGATCTGGTGCCGGCCGGCCAGCCGGGCGCGTTCAAGGCGTACTACCAGGGCAAGCCGCTGCCCAAGGCCAAGGTCGCGCTGGTCACGCAGTCGGGCTGGGCCAAGGAAGGCCGCACCGACGAGCAGGGCCTGGTGACGTTCGACATGCCGTGGAAGGGCATGTACGTGGCCGAGCTGCAGCACAACGACCCGGCCGGCGGCGAGCGCCAGGGCACCAACGGCGTGGAGAAGTACACGGCGGCCAGCTACGTCACGTCGGTGACCTACGTGAAGCGCGACGGCATCGACCCGATCCCGGCCGGCCCGGCGGCCACGCCGAACAAGTAA
- a CDS encoding alpha/beta fold hydrolase has protein sequence MLKRTIASLAVAALGLGVASAVSAAPAAQAADKAQTPTVVIVHGAFADGSDWAKVIPLLQARGVKVQAVQNGLESLAGDVAATRRAIDNQPGKVVLVGHSWGGTVITEAGANDKVSALVYVAAFAPEAGQSTEEAGKAFPPAPGIGKLVADKDGYLSLPPEAVASDFAQDVPAAQARVMAATQGPIQAKAFGEKTTVAAWASRPSWYIVSANDRMIPPDLERAMAKRIDAKVTTLPTSHVPQQSRPADVAKVILDAVETVKGR, from the coding sequence ATGTTGAAACGAACGATTGCATCGCTGGCGGTGGCTGCCCTGGGTCTGGGCGTGGCGTCGGCGGTCTCGGCCGCGCCCGCGGCGCAGGCTGCCGACAAGGCGCAGACGCCCACCGTCGTCATCGTCCACGGCGCGTTTGCCGATGGCTCGGACTGGGCCAAGGTGATTCCGCTGCTGCAGGCGCGCGGCGTGAAGGTGCAGGCGGTGCAGAACGGGCTGGAATCGCTGGCGGGCGACGTGGCGGCCACGCGCCGGGCGATCGACAATCAGCCCGGCAAGGTGGTGCTGGTGGGCCATTCCTGGGGCGGCACGGTCATTACGGAGGCGGGCGCCAACGACAAGGTATCGGCACTGGTCTACGTGGCCGCGTTCGCGCCTGAGGCCGGGCAGTCCACCGAGGAAGCCGGCAAGGCATTTCCGCCCGCGCCGGGCATCGGCAAGCTCGTGGCCGACAAGGACGGCTACCTGTCGCTGCCGCCCGAGGCCGTGGCCAGCGACTTTGCGCAGGACGTGCCCGCGGCGCAGGCGCGCGTGATGGCAGCCACGCAGGGGCCGATCCAGGCCAAGGCGTTCGGCGAGAAAACGACCGTGGCGGCGTGGGCCAGCCGGCCGTCGTGGTACATCGTCAGCGCCAACGACCGGATGATCCCGCCCGACCTGGAGCGCGCGATGGCCAAGCGGATCGATGCCAAGGTCACCACGCTGCCGACCAGCCACGTCCCCCAGCAATCGCGCCCGGCCGACGTGGCGAAGGTGATCCTGGACGCGGTGGAGACGGTGAAGGGACGGTAG
- a CDS encoding type II toxin-antitoxin system HipA family toxin, translating to MGRRALRRRLGVWMNGWLTGIWEHGPDGESFAYDADWMASSQGRPLSLSLPFRSDVLPYRGRVVTAYFDNLLPDSDAIRRRLAQRHRTQGTGPFALLAALGRDCVGALQLLPADAAPEHLRSIDGTPLDEAAIARLLRDATRSVPMGQHDDDSDLRLSIAGAQEKTALLYHEGRWLLPHGSTPTTHILKLPLGLVGNMRADMRTSVENEWLCARLVRHFGLAVADCAIATFEDQKVLAVTRFDRRLAPDGSWIIRLPQEDFCQALGLSPLSKYQADGGPGIADIMAVLAGSETPGHDRRQFFTAQILFWLLAATDGHAKNFSLSIGPGGRYWSTPLYDVLSAYPIMGSGANQLAPQKARLAMAVRGSQNHYRVAQILRRHWLEQGRRVGLPADEVEAILAGLKDAVAPAIDATASELPAGFPADVAERVFAGLRAQARRI from the coding sequence ATGGGTCGACGCGCGCTGCGGCGCCGGCTGGGCGTGTGGATGAACGGCTGGCTGACCGGCATCTGGGAGCATGGCCCGGACGGCGAGTCCTTCGCCTACGACGCCGACTGGATGGCCAGCAGCCAGGGCCGGCCGCTATCGCTGTCGCTGCCGTTCCGCTCCGACGTGCTGCCGTACCGTGGCCGGGTGGTGACCGCCTATTTCGACAACCTGCTGCCCGACAGCGACGCCATCCGCCGCCGGCTGGCCCAGCGGCACCGCACGCAGGGCACGGGGCCGTTCGCGCTGCTGGCCGCGCTGGGCCGCGATTGCGTCGGCGCGCTGCAACTGCTGCCGGCCGATGCGGCGCCCGAGCACCTGCGCAGCATCGACGGCACGCCGCTGGACGAAGCCGCCATCGCTCGGCTGCTGCGCGACGCCACGCGAAGTGTGCCGATGGGCCAGCACGACGACGACAGCGACCTGCGCCTGTCGATCGCCGGCGCGCAGGAAAAGACCGCGCTGCTGTATCACGAAGGCCGCTGGCTGCTGCCCCACGGCAGCACGCCAACCACGCACATCCTCAAGCTGCCGCTGGGGCTGGTGGGCAACATGCGGGCCGACATGCGCACGTCGGTCGAGAACGAATGGCTGTGCGCGCGGCTGGTGCGGCATTTCGGGCTGGCGGTGGCCGATTGCGCCATCGCCACGTTCGAGGACCAGAAGGTGCTGGCCGTGACGCGCTTCGACCGCCGGCTGGCACCCGATGGGAGCTGGATCATCCGCCTGCCGCAGGAGGATTTCTGCCAGGCGCTGGGCCTGTCGCCGTTGTCGAAGTACCAGGCCGACGGCGGGCCGGGCATCGCCGACATCATGGCGGTGCTGGCCGGGTCCGAGACGCCGGGCCATGACCGGCGGCAGTTCTTCACCGCGCAGATCCTGTTCTGGCTGCTGGCCGCCACGGACGGCCATGCCAAGAACTTCAGCCTGTCGATCGGGCCCGGCGGCCGCTACTGGTCCACGCCGCTCTACGACGTGCTCTCCGCGTATCCGATCATGGGCAGCGGCGCCAACCAGTTGGCTCCGCAGAAGGCGCGGCTGGCCATGGCGGTACGCGGCAGCCAGAACCACTATCGCGTGGCGCAGATCCTGCGCCGGCACTGGCTGGAGCAGGGGCGCCGGGTGGGGCTGCCCGCCGACGAGGTCGAGGCCATCCTGGCCGGCCTGAAGGACGCCGTGGCGCCGGCCATCGACGCCACGGCCAGCGAACTGCCCGCCGGCTTTCCCGCCGACGTGGCCGAGCGCGTCTTTGCCGGGCTGCGCGCGCAGGCCCGGCGCATCTGA
- a CDS encoding helix-turn-helix domain-containing protein, whose translation MSTTYPIRILSQLSPVLQGFRKARGLTQAELAARLGVSQQSYARLEANPGRASMARVLAALQALEVDLALTPRGQLDAGTAAKASKAPKANAPKTPPAAKTARPARSRKPRTAPGEDW comes from the coding sequence ATGTCCACGACCTACCCGATCCGCATCCTGAGCCAGCTCAGCCCCGTGCTGCAGGGGTTTCGCAAGGCGCGCGGCCTGACCCAGGCCGAACTGGCCGCGCGGCTGGGCGTCAGCCAGCAGAGCTACGCGCGGCTGGAAGCCAATCCCGGCCGGGCCAGCATGGCACGCGTGCTGGCGGCGCTGCAGGCACTGGAGGTGGACCTGGCCCTGACGCCGCGCGGCCAGCTCGATGCCGGGACGGCGGCCAAGGCGTCGAAAGCCCCGAAAGCCAACGCCCCGAAAACCCCGCCCGCCGCCAAGACAGCCAGGCCGGCCCGTTCGCGCAAGCCCCGGACGGCGCCGGGGGAGGACTGGTAA
- a CDS encoding IclR family transcriptional regulator: MNVKTALRVIEIIETFARERRALSLSELARLLAVPASSCLALIRTLTSLGYLYETARRQGYYPTGRLLAMAQQIARHDPVLDRVHSTMSELRDATGETIVIGKLHEGTAVVYLDVLESPHAIRYIATAGERRELHANSIGKALLAAMDDGERAALLPRLTFQHFTPRTLTTPDTLEADLRLARERGAYVNLSESMPDVGALAWPVRLSGECYAISIAGPVYRIEPHLDRYAAILRAACASLEKT; encoded by the coding sequence ATGAACGTCAAGACCGCCTTGCGCGTGATCGAGATCATCGAGACCTTCGCGCGCGAGCGTCGCGCGCTGTCGCTGTCCGAACTGGCCCGCCTGCTGGCGGTGCCCGCGTCGAGCTGCCTGGCGCTGATCCGCACGCTGACCTCGCTCGGCTACCTCTACGAAACCGCGCGCCGCCAGGGCTACTACCCCACCGGCCGCCTGCTGGCGATGGCCCAGCAGATCGCCCGGCACGACCCCGTGCTGGACCGCGTGCACAGCACCATGAGCGAACTGCGCGATGCCACCGGCGAAACCATCGTCATCGGCAAGCTCCACGAAGGCACGGCGGTGGTCTATCTGGACGTGCTGGAGTCTCCGCACGCCATCCGCTACATCGCCACGGCCGGCGAGCGGCGCGAGCTGCATGCCAACTCCATCGGCAAGGCGCTGCTGGCCGCGATGGACGACGGGGAGCGCGCGGCGCTGCTGCCCCGCCTGACGTTCCAGCATTTCACGCCGCGCACGCTGACCACGCCGGACACGCTCGAAGCGGACCTGCGCCTGGCGCGCGAGCGCGGCGCCTATGTCAATCTCAGTGAATCAATGCCCGACGTGGGCGCGTTGGCGTGGCCGGTGCGGCTGTCCGGCGAGTGCTACGCGATCTCGATTGCCGGGCCGGTGTACCGGATCGAGCCCCATCTGGACCGCTACGCCGCCATCCTGCGCGCGGCCTGCGCGTCGCTGGAAAAGACCTGA
- a CDS encoding 4'-phosphopantetheinyl transferase family protein codes for MPLALRTGSVMAFAAMAPPVSRWMSPEELARLAEMRAQQRAEQFAAGRWLARRLLAVTFGGDASEWALSAAEDAPPLATHTGGMVGTPVFVSIAHSGDHLACAVSDMPVGVDIEELQPRKHLDTLIEATTTEAERAALPALLARGDDDARMLAFFQLWTLKEAWIKCHGGNLFQTMVGHVVQAVPAPLEQANGLTWQRKNAVLALAAATLVDELELPQATGWRLDARETVD; via the coding sequence ATGCCGCTCGCCCTGCGCACCGGATCGGTCATGGCCTTTGCCGCCATGGCGCCGCCTGTCAGCCGGTGGATGTCGCCGGAGGAACTGGCGCGGCTGGCCGAGATGCGGGCGCAGCAGCGCGCGGAGCAGTTTGCCGCCGGGCGCTGGCTGGCGCGCCGGCTGCTGGCGGTGACGTTTGGCGGGGATGCGTCCGAATGGGCGCTGTCGGCGGCCGAGGATGCGCCGCCGCTGGCCACGCACACGGGCGGGATGGTGGGCACGCCGGTGTTCGTGTCGATTGCCCACTCGGGCGACCATCTGGCATGCGCGGTGTCGGACATGCCTGTCGGTGTCGACATCGAGGAACTGCAGCCGCGCAAGCATCTCGACACGCTGATCGAGGCCACCACGACCGAGGCCGAGCGGGCCGCGCTGCCGGCGCTGCTGGCGCGCGGCGACGACGATGCGCGCATGCTCGCGTTCTTCCAGCTCTGGACGCTCAAGGAAGCGTGGATCAAGTGCCATGGCGGCAACCTGTTCCAGACGATGGTGGGTCACGTGGTGCAGGCCGTGCCGGCGCCGCTGGAACAGGCCAACGGGCTGACTTGGCAGCGCAAGAACGCCGTGCTGGCGCTGGCGGCTGCCACGCTGGTCGACGAACTGGAGTTGCCGCAGGCCACGGGCTGGCGGCTGGATGCGCGCGAAACGGTCGACTGA
- a CDS encoding excinuclease ATPase subunit — MKFALPLAAVACAASLLSTPAAARDTKYMLPLADVLNMPEAKEKLDGSVKFYLAGAPTPTVLEKKDSDVSNRKTNGVGKSDEDACRWAALSALISFQDKARTLGANAVIDMVSYYRKDTNANATDYECHAGAVVVGVALKGTFARVAQ; from the coding sequence ATGAAATTCGCTCTCCCGCTGGCCGCCGTGGCCTGTGCTGCTTCGCTGCTTTCGACGCCTGCCGCGGCGCGCGATACCAAGTACATGCTGCCCCTGGCAGACGTGCTCAACATGCCCGAGGCCAAGGAAAAGCTCGACGGCTCGGTGAAGTTCTACCTGGCGGGAGCGCCCACGCCGACGGTGCTGGAGAAGAAGGACAGCGACGTATCGAACCGCAAGACCAACGGCGTGGGCAAGAGCGACGAGGATGCCTGCCGATGGGCCGCGTTGTCGGCGCTGATCTCGTTCCAGGACAAGGCCAGGACGCTCGGCGCCAACGCCGTGATCGACATGGTCAGCTACTACAGGAAGGACACCAACGCGAACGCCACCGACTACGAATGCCATGCCGGCGCCGTGGTGGTGGGCGTGGCGCTCAAGGGCACCTTCGCCCGCGTGGCGCAGTAA
- a CDS encoding beta-ketoacyl-ACP synthase, with product MKRVVVTGAGAISALGNDWATVRQRLAGGRSAVVRMPDWEDIRGLNTWLGAPVPAFTPPSHYTRKLTRSMGRVSLMAVMASEAALADAGLTGSPLVTGGRMGVAYGSSTGSPAAVQDFARMMVDRTTEDISATTYIRMMPHTTAVNIGVFFGITGRILTTSSACTSGSHGIGYAFETIRAGRQTLMLAGGAEELDATEAAVFDTLFATSTRNDAPETTPRPFDVNRDGLVLGEGAGTLVLEELEHAQARGARILAEIVGYGTNSDGAHVTQPQARTMADAIRLALEDASLSPEAIGYVNAHGTATDHGDVAESHATHEVLGARVPVSSLKSYMGHTLGACGALEAWMSIEMMRDGWFAPTINLSDPDPRCAPLDYIMGEGRRIDTDHVMSNNFAFGGINTSLVFRRWTD from the coding sequence ATGAAGCGGGTCGTCGTAACCGGCGCCGGGGCGATCAGCGCCCTGGGCAATGACTGGGCCACGGTGCGCCAACGCCTGGCCGGCGGGCGCAGTGCCGTGGTCCGCATGCCGGATTGGGAGGACATCCGCGGCCTGAACACGTGGCTGGGCGCGCCCGTGCCCGCTTTCACGCCGCCGTCGCACTACACGCGCAAGCTGACGCGGTCGATGGGACGCGTGTCGCTGATGGCCGTGATGGCCAGCGAGGCCGCGCTGGCCGATGCCGGCCTGACGGGCAGCCCGCTGGTGACCGGTGGCCGCATGGGCGTGGCCTATGGTTCGTCGACCGGCTCGCCGGCGGCGGTGCAGGATTTCGCCCGCATGATGGTCGACCGAACTACCGAGGACATCAGCGCGACCACGTACATCCGCATGATGCCCCACACCACGGCCGTCAATATTGGCGTGTTCTTCGGCATCACGGGCCGCATCCTGACCACGTCGAGCGCGTGCACGTCGGGCAGCCACGGCATCGGGTACGCGTTCGAGACCATCCGCGCGGGCCGTCAGACGTTGATGCTGGCGGGCGGCGCCGAAGAACTGGACGCGACCGAAGCGGCGGTCTTCGACACGCTGTTTGCCACGAGCACGCGCAACGATGCGCCGGAAACCACGCCCCGGCCGTTCGATGTGAACCGCGACGGCCTGGTGCTTGGCGAGGGCGCCGGCACGCTGGTCCTGGAAGAGCTGGAGCATGCGCAGGCCCGCGGCGCGCGGATCCTGGCGGAGATCGTCGGCTACGGCACCAACAGCGACGGCGCGCACGTCACCCAGCCGCAGGCGCGGACCATGGCCGATGCCATCCGGCTCGCGCTGGAAGACGCCAGCCTGTCGCCCGAGGCCATCGGCTACGTCAACGCGCATGGCACGGCAACCGACCACGGCGACGTGGCCGAATCGCATGCCACGCACGAGGTGCTGGGCGCCCGCGTGCCGGTCAGCTCGCTCAAGAGCTACATGGGGCATACGCTCGGCGCCTGCGGGGCGCTTGAGGCGTGGATGTCGATCGAGATGATGCGCGACGGGTGGTTCGCGCCGACGATCAACCTGTCGGACCCCGATCCGCGCTGCGCGCCGCTCGACTACATCATGGGCGAGGGCCGCCGGATCGACACCGATCATGTGATGAGCAACAATTTCGCGTTCGGCGGCATCAACACCTCGCTGGTATTCCGCCGCTGGACCGATTGA
- the fabG gene encoding 3-oxoacyl-ACP reductase FabG — translation MTNKTVLVTGSSRGIGRAIALRLARDGYDLVVHYRSRRDEAESVADAVRAFGRNARVLAFDIAQRDATAEVLLADVEKHGCYYGVVCNAGIARDAAFPAMTGEEWDDVVHTNLDAFYNVLNPLVMPMVQRRQPGRIVTLSSVSGLVGNRGQTNYSAAKAGIIGATKALAIELAKRQITVNCVAPGLIDTEMVDAHVLEEALKMIPARRMGTPDEVAATVAFLLSPDAGYITRQVISVNGGMFG, via the coding sequence ATGACGAACAAGACCGTGCTGGTCACGGGATCCTCGCGGGGCATTGGCCGCGCCATCGCATTGCGCCTGGCGCGCGACGGCTACGACCTGGTGGTGCATTACCGCTCGCGCCGCGACGAAGCGGAGTCCGTGGCCGATGCCGTGCGGGCATTCGGCCGCAACGCGCGCGTGCTTGCCTTCGACATCGCGCAGCGCGACGCCACGGCGGAAGTGCTGCTCGCGGACGTCGAGAAGCACGGCTGCTACTACGGGGTGGTGTGCAACGCCGGCATTGCCCGCGACGCGGCATTTCCCGCCATGACGGGCGAGGAATGGGACGACGTCGTGCACACCAACCTCGACGCGTTCTACAACGTGCTGAATCCGCTGGTCATGCCGATGGTGCAGCGGCGGCAGCCCGGCCGTATTGTCACGCTGTCTTCGGTATCGGGGCTGGTCGGCAACCGGGGCCAGACCAACTACAGCGCCGCCAAGGCCGGCATCATCGGCGCCACCAAGGCGCTGGCGATCGAACTGGCCAAGCGCCAGATCACGGTGAACTGCGTGGCGCCGGGCTTGATCGACACCGAGATGGTGGACGCGCATGTGCTGGAGGAGGCGCTGAAAATGATCCCCGCCCGGCGGATGGGAACGCCGGACGAGGTGGCCGCCACGGTGGCTTTCCTGCTGTCGCCGGATGCCGGTTACATTACACGGCAGGTGATTTCGGTGAACGGGGGGATGTTCGGATGA
- a CDS encoding ApeP family dehydratase — protein sequence MATTEPISHIPLPPVAEVVPHAGAMRLIDELVEADAEHCVARATVRPTQLFVADDGMPGWVGIEYMAQTIAAWAGVKDRAAGRAPGIGFLLGSRRYACDVAAFPVGGVLTIFVQAELVGDNGLGMFACTLALDGREVARANVSVFQPGDAEAFLQGQQA from the coding sequence ATGGCGACAACCGAACCGATATCGCATATACCGTTGCCCCCGGTGGCCGAGGTGGTGCCCCATGCCGGGGCCATGCGCCTGATCGACGAACTGGTCGAGGCGGATGCGGAGCACTGCGTGGCGCGTGCCACGGTGCGTCCCACGCAGTTGTTCGTGGCCGACGACGGCATGCCTGGCTGGGTCGGCATCGAATACATGGCGCAGACGATCGCGGCATGGGCCGGGGTGAAGGACCGTGCGGCGGGGCGGGCGCCCGGCATCGGCTTTCTGCTCGGGTCGCGCCGCTACGCGTGCGACGTGGCCGCATTCCCGGTCGGCGGCGTACTGACGATTTTCGTGCAGGCCGAACTGGTGGGCGACAACGGCCTGGGCATGTTCGCCTGCACACTGGCGCTGGATGGCCGTGAAGTGGCCCGCGCCAACGTTTCCGTGTTCCAGCCTGGGGATGCGGAGGCTTTTCTCCAGGGGCAGCAAGCATGA
- a CDS encoding beta-ketoacyl-ACP synthase, which yields MTVYLNAMNVICALGSGNDAVRAALWRTDGPSGGETTDRYTPGTPLHLGTVREPIAASDLPAGVPPALFSRNNALLDRTLAALRPAVDAAVARVGPTRVAIVLGTSTSGISDGETAVRARQQTGQWPAAFHYGQQELGSPAQYLALALGVAGPAYTISTACSSSAKALAAAGRLLEQGVVDVAIAGGVDTLCAFTIAGFRSLESISAERCNPLSAHRHGINLGEGAALFLMSREAGPVRLAGWGETSDAHHMSAPHPDGLGARTAMAQALHRAGLRAADIDYLNLHGTATEQNDAMESRAVMDLLGADVPVSSTKPQTGHTLGAAGAVEAALMFLTLTDNPQGRLPAHWWDGAADATLPALHVVGADESLGRPARHVMSNSFAFGGSNSVLVLAEG from the coding sequence ATGACGGTCTATCTCAATGCGATGAACGTGATCTGCGCGCTCGGCAGCGGCAACGATGCGGTGCGCGCGGCGCTCTGGCGGACCGACGGGCCGTCGGGTGGCGAAACCACCGACCGCTATACGCCGGGCACACCGCTGCACCTGGGGACGGTACGCGAACCGATTGCGGCGTCCGACCTGCCCGCAGGCGTCCCGCCGGCGCTGTTCAGTCGCAACAATGCGCTGCTGGACCGCACGCTGGCAGCGCTGCGGCCGGCCGTGGACGCAGCCGTCGCGCGCGTGGGCCCGACGCGGGTGGCGATCGTGCTCGGCACCAGCACGTCGGGCATCAGCGACGGCGAGACAGCCGTACGGGCACGGCAGCAGACCGGCCAGTGGCCGGCGGCGTTCCACTACGGCCAGCAGGAACTGGGGTCGCCGGCGCAGTATCTCGCCCTGGCGTTGGGGGTGGCCGGGCCGGCCTATACCATTTCCACGGCCTGTTCTTCCAGTGCCAAGGCGCTGGCGGCGGCGGGCCGGCTGCTGGAGCAGGGCGTGGTCGACGTCGCCATTGCCGGCGGCGTGGACACGCTCTGCGCCTTCACGATTGCCGGGTTCCGTTCGCTGGAATCGATCAGCGCGGAGCGCTGCAATCCGTTGTCCGCCCATCGTCATGGCATCAACCTCGGCGAAGGGGCGGCATTGTTCCTGATGTCGCGCGAAGCCGGGCCGGTGCGCCTGGCCGGCTGGGGCGAGACTTCGGATGCGCATCACATGTCGGCGCCCCATCCGGACGGGCTGGGCGCACGGACGGCCATGGCGCAGGCGCTGCACCGCGCGGGCCTGCGGGCCGCCGATATCGACTACCTTAACCTGCATGGCACGGCGACCGAACAGAATGACGCGATGGAGTCCCGCGCCGTGATGGACCTGCTTGGCGCCGACGTGCCCGTCAGTTCCACCAAGCCGCAGACCGGCCACACGCTGGGGGCGGCCGGCGCGGTGGAAGCCGCGCTGATGTTCCTGACCTTGACCGACAATCCGCAAGGGCGCCTGCCCGCGCACTGGTGGGATGGCGCGGCCGACGCCACGCTTCCGGCCCTGCATGTGGTGGGTGCGGACGAATCGCTGGGCCGGCCGGCGCGCCATGTGATGAGCAATTCGTTTGCGTTTGGCGGCAGCAACAGCGTGCTGGTGCTGGCGGAGGGGTAA
- a CDS encoding DUF3261 domain-containing protein: MALAGTLALAGCASAPRAVEPPARTLSAEAVPLLRLPPASLGRTLQLQQQITVQYPSPQGEQTRDIVALLEADAQHTRLAAVAGGQVLARLDWDGRDLRVTRAPWAPQELLPERILSDLQLSLWPVPAIQAALPAGWRMDASPGLRQLRAGDEVVAEIRYPDARTTLFVQHRDGYRLTIRTLQETGGAR; encoded by the coding sequence GTGGCACTGGCGGGGACGCTCGCGCTGGCTGGCTGCGCGTCCGCGCCGCGTGCCGTGGAGCCGCCGGCCCGCACACTGTCCGCCGAAGCGGTACCGTTGCTGCGGCTGCCGCCTGCATCGCTGGGCCGGACGCTGCAACTGCAGCAGCAGATCACCGTGCAGTACCCGTCGCCCCAAGGCGAACAGACGCGCGACATCGTGGCCTTGCTTGAGGCCGATGCACAGCACACGCGGCTTGCCGCCGTGGCGGGCGGGCAGGTGCTGGCCCGGCTCGACTGGGACGGGCGCGACCTGCGCGTCACGCGCGCGCCGTGGGCGCCCCAGGAGCTGCTGCCCGAGCGTATCCTCAGTGATCTGCAACTGTCGCTGTGGCCCGTGCCGGCCATCCAGGCCGCACTGCCCGCTGGCTGGCGGATGGATGCCTCGCCAGGGTTGCGCCAGTTGCGCGCCGGTGACGAGGTCGTCGCGGAAATCCGTTATCCCGATGCCCGAACCACGCTGTTCGTGCAGCATCGCGACGGCTACCGGCTGACGATTCGGACGCTGCAGGAGACAGGAGGCGCGCGATGA
- a CDS encoding NAD(P)/FAD-dependent oxidoreductase produces the protein MKKEQVDVLIVGAGPAGSVAAGLLRKRGIGVLVIEKEQFPRFSIGESLLPQSMAYIEEAGMLQAVVEAGFQHKNGAAFSHAGRHTAFDFRDKFSPGWGTTYQVQRADFDNVLIREAEKQGAEVRFRHVVEAVDVNGAQPLVTVRAPDGESYLVEPRFLLDASGFGRILPRLLQLESPSNFPVRAAIFTHVEDRVPVGAFDRNKILISVHPEHTDVWYWTIPFSNGRCSQGVVAEKSFLDRYPGDEMARLKTLVFEEPGLAGLLGNANWDTPARQIVGYSANVRSLWGKGYALLGNAGEFLDPVFSSGVTIAFKSASLAAACVARQLAGEQVDWDADFARPLKGGVDCFRTYVEGWYDGTFQKVIFYPDSTPEIRQMISSILAGYAWDRDNPYVAESKRRLKVLEQLCTA, from the coding sequence ATGAAGAAGGAACAGGTTGATGTGCTGATCGTCGGCGCCGGTCCTGCGGGGTCGGTGGCGGCGGGGCTGCTGCGCAAGCGGGGCATTGGCGTGCTGGTGATCGAGAAGGAGCAGTTTCCGCGCTTTTCGATCGGCGAGAGCCTGCTGCCGCAGAGCATGGCGTATATCGAGGAGGCCGGGATGCTGCAGGCCGTGGTCGAGGCCGGCTTTCAGCACAAGAACGGCGCGGCCTTCTCGCACGCGGGCCGCCATACGGCGTTCGACTTCCGCGACAAGTTCTCGCCCGGCTGGGGCACCACCTACCAGGTGCAGCGCGCGGATTTCGACAACGTGCTGATCCGCGAGGCCGAGAAGCAGGGTGCCGAGGTCCGCTTCCGGCATGTGGTGGAAGCCGTCGACGTGAATGGCGCCCAGCCGCTGGTGACCGTTCGCGCCCCGGACGGCGAATCCTACCTGGTAGAGCCGCGCTTCCTGCTCGATGCGTCCGGCTTCGGCCGCATCCTGCCGCGCCTGCTGCAGCTCGAATCGCCGTCGAACTTCCCGGTGCGGGCCGCGATCTTCACGCATGTGGAGGATCGCGTGCCGGTGGGCGCGTTCGACCGCAACAAGATCCTGATCAGCGTGCATCCCGAGCACACCGACGTCTGGTACTGGACGATTCCGTTCTCGAATGGCCGTTGCTCGCAGGGCGTGGTGGCGGAGAAGTCGTTCCTCGACCGCTATCCCGGCGACGAAATGGCCAGGCTCAAGACGCTGGTGTTCGAGGAGCCGGGGCTGGCCGGGCTGCTGGGCAATGCCAACTGGGACACGCCGGCCCGGCAGATCGTCGGCTACTCGGCCAATGTCCGTTCGCTGTGGGGCAAGGGATATGCGCTGCTGGGCAATGCCGGCGAGTTCCTCGACCCGGTGTTCTCGTCGGGCGTGACCATCGCATTCAAATCGGCCAGCCTGGCGGCGGCATGCGTGGCGCGCCAACTCGCGGGCGAGCAGGTCGACTGGGACGCAGACTTTGCCAGGCCGCTGAAGGGCGGCGTGGACTGCTTCCGCACCTATGTGGAGGGCTGGTATGACGGCACCTTCCAGAAGGTGATCTTCTATCCGGACAGCACGCCGGAGATCCGCCAGATGATTTCCTCGATCCTGGCCGGCTATGCGTGGGACCGGGATAACCCGTACGTGGCCGAATCGAAGCGGCGTCTCAAGGTGCTGGAGCAGCTTTGCACGGCCTGA